In one Populus nigra chromosome 12, ddPopNigr1.1, whole genome shotgun sequence genomic region, the following are encoded:
- the LOC133670197 gene encoding bifunctional bis(5'-adenosyl)-triphosphatase/adenylylsulfatase FHIT-like, translating to MIRVVECSILLPLHFVHVLVCPRREVKRFIDLSAHETSDLWLTAKKVGRQLESFYMATSLTFTIQDGPRAGQSVPHVHVHIIPRKDGDFEKNDEIYDAIDESEKELKRKLDLDEEKRNRSMEEMAQEADGYRLLFS from the exons ATGATACGCGTAGTTGAGTGTTCTATTTTGTTGCCTTTACATTTTGTACATGTGCTTGTCTGTCCAAGGCGTGAAGTGAAGCGCTTTATTGATCTCAGTGCTCATGAGACCAGTGATTTATGGCTCACGGCAAAGAAGGTTGGCAGGCAGCTGGAGAGTTTTTACATGGCAACATCTCTCACATTTACCATACAA GATGGGCCGCGAGCAGGACAGAGTGTGCCCCATGTTCATGTTCACATCATCCCAAGAAAAGATGGTGACTTTGAGAAGAATGATGAGATCTATGATGCA ATAGACGAGAGTGAAAAGGAATTAAAGAGGAAGCTGGATTTAGACGAGGAAAAGAGGAACAGAAGCATGGAGGAGATGGCTCAAGAGGCAGATGGATACAGATTGCTTTTCTCATAG